Proteins encoded within one genomic window of Sphingomonas sp. NBWT7:
- a CDS encoding rod-binding protein has protein sequence MTQITPPPVGTISGATGIDTGLKRTQTRENLVAAGQQFESVFTAMMLKSMRQAKLAEPLFDSQAIDTFRDMQDQKMVQQMAQHTPLGIGKAMTDFLSRGLSATAAAKSADQTGDASGSAEAKPDLNQRSAMPPA, from the coding sequence GTGACGCAGATCACGCCGCCGCCCGTCGGCACCATCTCTGGCGCGACGGGTATCGATACCGGGCTGAAGCGCACGCAGACGCGCGAGAACCTCGTCGCCGCCGGGCAGCAGTTCGAATCGGTGTTTACCGCGATGATGCTGAAGTCGATGCGCCAGGCGAAACTCGCCGAGCCGCTGTTCGACAGCCAGGCGATCGACACCTTCCGCGACATGCAGGACCAGAAGATGGTCCAGCAGATGGCGCAGCACACGCCGCTCGGGATCGGCAAGGCGATGACCGACTTCCTGTCGCGTGGCCTTTCGGCAACGGCGGCGGCGAAATCGGCGGACCAGACCGGCGATGCGTCCGGTTCGGCCGAGGCGAAACCCGATCTTAACCAGCGATCGGCGATGCCGCCGGCGTGA
- a CDS encoding flagellar motor protein MotB, with the protein MAARAPHGNNQPPKIIVKKIYIEGHGGHHGGAWKVAYADFVTAMMAFFLLMWLLGATSEKQRKGIADYFAPTVLNTKSLGIGGSGLLGGESVTSQMKTGPHDGNSRMPTIVSKVDGAGGKDIGTGRKGSLRSPDAVAAEDRKNFAKLKQQVEQQLKERKSLAAWAKHIRFTMTPQGMRIDLVDDADYSMFALGTTALESDASQLIGMVADGIKATQNPIMIRGHTDSLPFGDPRAMNNWMLATGRAEATRRRLLLGGIPEGRFHRIEGVADREPMIEKDPMDPRNRRVAITLLYRAGVFGQ; encoded by the coding sequence ATGGCCGCGCGCGCGCCCCACGGGAACAACCAGCCGCCCAAGATCATCGTCAAGAAGATCTATATCGAGGGGCATGGCGGGCACCACGGCGGCGCCTGGAAGGTCGCGTACGCCGATTTCGTCACGGCGATGATGGCGTTCTTCCTGCTGATGTGGCTGCTCGGCGCCACATCGGAGAAGCAGCGCAAGGGCATCGCGGACTATTTCGCGCCCACCGTCCTCAACACCAAGTCGCTCGGCATCGGCGGCAGCGGGCTGCTCGGCGGCGAATCGGTCACCTCGCAGATGAAGACCGGTCCGCATGACGGCAATTCGCGCATGCCGACGATCGTCTCCAAGGTGGACGGCGCGGGCGGCAAGGATATCGGCACCGGCCGCAAGGGATCGCTGCGCAGCCCCGATGCGGTCGCGGCGGAGGACCGCAAGAACTTCGCCAAACTGAAACAGCAGGTCGAGCAGCAGCTCAAGGAGCGCAAGAGCCTCGCCGCATGGGCCAAGCACATCCGCTTCACCATGACGCCGCAGGGGATGCGGATCGATCTGGTCGACGATGCCGATTATTCGATGTTCGCGCTCGGCACCACCGCGCTGGAAAGCGACGCGTCCCAGCTGATCGGGATGGTCGCGGACGGGATCAAGGCGACGCAGAACCCGATCATGATCCGCGGCCATACCGACAGCCTGCCGTTCGGCGACCCACGCGCGATGAACAACTGGATGCTCGCCACCGGCCGCGCCGAGGCGACGCGTCGCCGGCTGCTGCTCGGCGGCATTCCCGAGGGGCGGTTCCACCGCATCGAAGGCGTCGCCGATCGCGAGCCGATGATCGAGAAGGATCCGATGGATCCGCGCAACCGCCGCGTCGCGATCACCCTGCTCTACCGCGCGGGTGTGTTCGGCCAGTAA
- a CDS encoding isoaspartyl peptidase/L-asparaginase family protein, with protein MRRLLLAALLTAPLVPACISSAAAQTAPRWSLAIHGGAGVIERDKLTPEQDKAIRAALARALEAGSAILAKGGAALDAVEAAIKVLEDDPHFNAGRGAVLTWDGHNELDAAIMDGRTRAAGAVAGVTATRHPVSLARAVMEKSDHVFLSGAGADAFSRVQKLEQAGPEWFATPERRRQLETLKANKLSAIDVDRKYGTVGAVARDASGHLAAATSTGGITGKRWGRIGDAPVIGAGTYADDRACAVSATGAGEYFIREGVAHEICARIRFAREAPQVAADRVMDEVKALGGDGGVIVNSPDGTIAWSYNTPGMYRGRISAGGKPVVAIYRDEP; from the coding sequence ATGCGCCGCCTGCTGCTCGCCGCTCTCCTCACCGCCCCGCTCGTGCCCGCCTGCATCTCGTCGGCCGCCGCGCAGACCGCGCCGCGCTGGTCGCTCGCCATCCACGGTGGCGCCGGGGTGATCGAGCGCGACAAGCTTACGCCCGAACAGGACAAGGCGATTCGCGCCGCGCTCGCCCGCGCGCTCGAGGCCGGATCGGCAATCCTCGCCAAGGGCGGCGCGGCGCTCGACGCCGTCGAGGCGGCAATCAAGGTGCTCGAGGACGATCCGCATTTCAACGCCGGGCGCGGCGCAGTGCTGACGTGGGACGGGCACAACGAGCTCGACGCGGCGATCATGGACGGGCGCACGCGCGCCGCGGGGGCGGTCGCCGGCGTCACCGCGACGCGCCACCCCGTCAGCCTCGCCCGCGCGGTGATGGAGAAGAGCGACCACGTGTTCCTGTCGGGCGCCGGGGCCGACGCCTTCTCGCGCGTGCAGAAGCTCGAACAGGCCGGCCCCGAATGGTTCGCGACGCCCGAGCGCCGCCGCCAGCTCGAGACACTGAAGGCGAACAAGCTGTCGGCGATCGACGTCGACCGCAAATACGGCACCGTCGGCGCCGTGGCGCGCGACGCAAGCGGGCATCTCGCCGCCGCCACCTCGACCGGCGGGATCACCGGCAAGCGCTGGGGCCGGATCGGCGACGCGCCGGTGATCGGCGCGGGCACCTATGCCGACGATCGCGCCTGCGCCGTTTCCGCCACCGGCGCCGGCGAGTATTTCATCCGCGAAGGCGTCGCGCACGAGATCTGCGCTCGGATCCGCTTCGCGCGTGAAGCGCCGCAGGTGGCGGCGGACCGCGTGATGGACGAGGTGAAGGCGCTGGGCGGCGACGGCGGGGTGATCGTCAATAGCCCCGACGGCACGATCGCATGGAGCTACAACACGCCGGGCATGTACCGCGGCCGCATCTCGGCGGGCGGCAAGCCGGTCGTCGCGATCTACCGCGACGAGCCGTAA
- the flgL gene encoding flagellar hook-associated protein FlgL, translated as MSVNLSTSLFFDRSTSTMQALQSKFDTLNEQISTGKKLLKPSDDSVGYQRLQGIQRANADGVQDAANVKLAQSTLQQAGTTLTQMTDRLQRAAELVVQAKSGTNSASAKAAIATELDGILQSVVSLANAKDARGMPLFGGQDDGAAVTQSGGGLAFAAGKAPAMPLGDGQSVEATVNAKDFLATPTSDIAAALTAIVTALRAGEDVPEDASETLDVVADQVIGTQASLGAREARVDLFAAQLKSAADDREVTRSGIEDADPTETIVELQKTMTILQATQASFSKLSSLSLFDYLR; from the coding sequence ATGAGTGTCAACCTTTCCACCAGCCTGTTCTTTGATCGCTCGACGAGCACGATGCAGGCGCTCCAGTCGAAGTTCGATACGCTCAACGAGCAGATCTCGACGGGCAAGAAGCTGCTGAAACCGTCCGACGATTCGGTCGGCTACCAGCGATTGCAGGGTATCCAGCGCGCCAATGCCGACGGCGTGCAGGACGCGGCCAACGTCAAGCTCGCGCAGTCGACACTGCAGCAGGCGGGCACCACGCTGACGCAGATGACCGATCGGCTGCAACGCGCGGCCGAACTCGTCGTGCAGGCGAAGAGCGGCACCAATTCGGCGAGCGCCAAGGCGGCGATCGCAACCGAACTCGACGGCATCCTCCAGTCGGTCGTCTCGCTCGCCAACGCCAAGGACGCGCGCGGCATGCCGCTGTTCGGCGGCCAAGACGACGGCGCGGCGGTGACGCAGAGCGGCGGCGGCCTCGCTTTCGCGGCCGGAAAAGCCCCGGCGATGCCGCTCGGCGACGGGCAGAGCGTCGAGGCGACCGTCAATGCCAAGGATTTCCTCGCCACGCCGACGAGCGACATCGCCGCCGCGCTGACGGCGATCGTCACCGCGCTGCGCGCGGGCGAGGACGTGCCCGAGGACGCGTCCGAGACGCTCGACGTGGTCGCCGACCAGGTGATCGGCACGCAGGCTTCGCTCGGCGCGCGCGAGGCGCGGGTCGATCTGTTCGCCGCGCAGCTGAAGAGCGCGGCGGACGACCGCGAGGTCACCCGCTCGGGCATCGAGGATGCCGATCCGACCGAGACGATCGTCGAGCTGCAGAAGACGATGACGATCCTTCAGGCGACGCAGGCGAGCTTCTCCAAGCTCTCCAGCCTGTCGCTGTTCGATTACCTGCGCTGA
- a CDS encoding HlyD family type I secretion periplasmic adaptor subunit — protein MSELATQPAPHTHLEDLASRVKPRQASSLLLWAIVAFFVIFVVWASWATLDRTVRGSGRVIASSQLQTVSNLEGGVVKEILVRTGQLVRAGQPIVRLDPTATGGELGSGEAQTAALLVKIARLKAEVLGREPVYPAASNPAIAEQIEIERALHAAKMQELAGITGAYGARGVQATRAVNEARSALEARRSASEARAYELEMIKPLVDKGIEPRLTLNQASSAAAVAASEAAQASAALARSQAAVSEAGASLAQARQDWRARAADELAKAQADLSARASTMPALAARLERTTVRAPLAGRINRVIVTTVGAAVAPGAPIAEISPSRDTLLVEARVRPEDIARVRTGQHARINITAYDSSVYGWIDGKVESISPDAIVDEKAQASYYNVFVRTDTKGLLDRRTGTLLPIGTGMTAEINLLGDPRTVMQYILTPITRLSERAFRE, from the coding sequence ATGTCCGAACTCGCAACCCAGCCCGCCCCGCACACGCATCTCGAGGATCTCGCCTCGCGCGTGAAGCCACGCCAGGCGTCGAGCCTGCTGCTGTGGGCGATCGTCGCCTTCTTCGTGATCTTCGTCGTCTGGGCATCGTGGGCGACGCTCGACCGCACCGTGCGCGGTTCGGGACGCGTCATCGCCAGCTCGCAGCTGCAGACGGTGTCGAACCTCGAAGGCGGGGTGGTGAAGGAGATCCTGGTGCGTACCGGGCAACTGGTGCGCGCCGGGCAGCCGATCGTTCGGCTCGATCCCACCGCCACCGGCGGCGAGCTCGGCTCGGGCGAAGCGCAGACCGCCGCGCTGCTCGTCAAGATCGCCCGCCTGAAGGCCGAGGTGCTCGGGCGCGAGCCGGTCTATCCCGCCGCAAGCAATCCGGCGATCGCCGAGCAGATCGAGATCGAGCGCGCGTTGCACGCCGCCAAGATGCAGGAACTCGCCGGGATCACCGGCGCGTACGGCGCGCGCGGCGTGCAGGCGACCCGCGCGGTCAACGAGGCGCGCTCCGCGCTCGAGGCGCGGCGCAGCGCGAGCGAGGCGCGCGCCTACGAACTCGAGATGATCAAGCCGCTGGTCGACAAGGGCATCGAGCCGCGGCTCACGTTGAATCAGGCGAGCAGCGCCGCGGCGGTGGCGGCAAGCGAGGCGGCGCAGGCGTCGGCGGCGCTCGCGCGGTCGCAGGCGGCGGTATCGGAAGCCGGTGCCAGCCTTGCGCAGGCGCGGCAGGACTGGCGCGCGCGCGCGGCGGACGAACTCGCCAAGGCGCAGGCTGACCTGTCCGCGCGCGCCTCGACGATGCCGGCGCTCGCCGCGCGGCTCGAGCGAACAACCGTGCGCGCGCCGCTCGCGGGGCGGATCAACCGCGTCATCGTCACCACCGTCGGGGCGGCGGTCGCCCCCGGCGCGCCGATCGCCGAAATCTCGCCGAGCCGCGACACGCTGCTGGTCGAGGCGCGCGTTCGCCCCGAGGACATCGCGCGCGTGCGCACCGGGCAGCATGCGCGGATCAACATCACCGCCTACGACAGTTCGGTCTACGGCTGGATCGACGGCAAGGTCGAATCGATCTCGCCCGACGCGATCGTCGACGAGAAGGCGCAGGCGAGCTACTATAACGTCTTCGTGCGCACCGACACGAAGGGGCTGCTCGATCGCCGTACGGGCACGCTGTTGCCGATCGGCACCGGCATGACGGCGGAGATCAACTTGCTCGGTGATCCGCGCACGGTGATGCAGTATATCCTGACGCCGATCACGCGCCTGTCGGAACGCGCCTTCCGCGAGTGA
- a CDS encoding type I secretion system permease/ATPase yields the protein MSDHTLVPDPKKRFAPWLVEPMLENKPTYFKVAAAAVLINIFALVTSLFSMVIYDRVIPNNAMSSLVALSIGFTIVIVFDFVLKMLRSYFVDIAGADIDQQVGERVFAKLLAIRLDQKRGSTGALAGLMRELEALRDFFASATMSALVDLPFLILTVAVIWAIGGKVVIVLLVIIPVVLLTAWATNPALERLTARTLREGLSKQSVLVETIGGLETVKASGAGPMLSRRWVDAVRQQSDSSLRQRLISTIAITVAGSASTISYAGVVIVGVNLIAERELTSGGLIACSLLAGRAIAPLATISQLLARLSATRTAYRQINAMMVQPSEGPAGEPLRLAKLAGKIEFRNVSFRYPGASEPALHGVSFTIQPGERVALLGRVGSGKSTVTRLILGLYPPADGLVMVDGTDVRQIDPSTLRAQMGVAMQDSVLMTGSVRENISLGRAGIDDAEMLRVADLSGTHQFMGQIANGYDLKLADRGEGLSGGQRQSIAIARALAGRPQMLVFDEPSASMDTQTEQSLIDRLQSEVQGRTMVLVTHRPPLLQLVQRIIVMERGHVIMDGPRDQVMQQLTRPKVA from the coding sequence ATGAGCGACCATACGCTCGTCCCCGACCCCAAGAAGCGTTTCGCGCCGTGGCTGGTCGAGCCGATGCTCGAAAACAAGCCGACCTATTTCAAGGTCGCCGCCGCGGCGGTGCTGATCAACATCTTCGCGCTCGTCACCTCGCTGTTCTCGATGGTGATCTACGATCGCGTGATCCCGAACAACGCGATGTCGAGCCTCGTCGCGCTGTCGATCGGCTTCACGATCGTCATCGTGTTCGATTTCGTGCTGAAGATGCTGCGATCCTATTTTGTCGACATCGCGGGCGCTGACATCGACCAGCAGGTCGGCGAGCGCGTGTTCGCCAAGCTGCTCGCGATCCGGCTCGATCAGAAGCGCGGATCGACCGGCGCACTCGCCGGGCTGATGCGCGAGCTGGAGGCGCTGCGCGATTTCTTCGCCTCGGCCACCATGTCGGCGCTGGTCGACCTGCCGTTCCTGATCCTCACCGTCGCGGTGATCTGGGCGATCGGCGGCAAGGTGGTGATCGTGCTGCTCGTCATCATCCCGGTGGTGCTGCTGACGGCGTGGGCGACCAACCCCGCGCTCGAGCGGCTGACCGCGCGGACGCTGCGCGAGGGGCTGTCGAAACAGTCGGTGCTGGTCGAGACGATCGGCGGGTTGGAGACGGTGAAGGCGTCCGGCGCGGGGCCGATGCTGTCGCGGCGCTGGGTCGATGCGGTGCGCCAGCAATCCGATTCGTCGCTGCGCCAGCGGCTGATCTCGACCATCGCGATCACCGTCGCGGGGTCGGCGAGCACGATCAGCTACGCCGGCGTCGTGATCGTCGGCGTCAACCTGATCGCGGAGCGCGAGCTGACGTCGGGCGGGCTGATCGCCTGCTCGCTGCTCGCCGGGCGTGCGATCGCGCCGCTCGCGACGATCTCGCAGCTGCTCGCGCGGCTCTCCGCCACGCGTACCGCCTATCGCCAGATCAACGCAATGATGGTGCAGCCGAGCGAGGGGCCGGCCGGCGAGCCGCTGCGCCTCGCCAAGCTCGCCGGCAAGATCGAATTCCGCAACGTCAGCTTCCGCTATCCCGGCGCGAGCGAGCCCGCGCTTCACGGCGTGTCGTTCACGATCCAGCCGGGCGAGCGCGTCGCGCTGCTCGGCCGCGTCGGATCGGGCAAGTCGACCGTGACGCGGCTGATCCTCGGCCTCTATCCGCCCGCCGATGGGCTGGTGATGGTCGACGGCACCGATGTCCGGCAGATCGATCCCAGCACGCTGCGCGCCCAGATGGGCGTCGCGATGCAGGACAGCGTGCTGATGACCGGCAGCGTGCGTGAGAACATCTCGCTCGGCCGCGCCGGGATCGACGATGCCGAGATGCTGCGCGTCGCCGACCTGTCGGGCACGCACCAGTTCATGGGGCAGATCGCCAACGGCTACGACCTGAAGCTCGCCGATCGCGGCGAGGGGCTGTCGGGCGGCCAGCGCCAGTCGATCGCGATCGCGCGCGCGCTCGCCGGCCGGCCGCAGATGCTGGTGTTCGACGAGCCCAGCGCCAGCATGGACACGCAGACCGAGCAGAGCCTGATCGATCGGCTGCAGAGCGAGGTGCAGGGCCGCACCATGGTGCTCGTCACGCACCGCCCGCCGCTGCTCCAGCTCGTCCAGCGCATCATCGTGATGGAGCGCGGCCACGTCATCATGGACGGCCCGCGCGACCAGGTGATGCAGCAGCTCACGCGACCCAAGGTGGCCTGA
- the flgK gene encoding flagellar hook-associated protein FlgK, whose protein sequence is MSDLLSIGASGVRANQAALSVVSENIANGGVEGYSRRTITTKEVVSVTASGATSGHGVFVTGVSRAADMFKAASVRASGADLARTEAGGVWLDRIQTALTGADLDTRLTAFFTAAKGVTADPTATAPRAAMLEQARAVAGAFTATGAALANATGELDATADQAVADLNGLSAALAKINDGLGRVGAGSAAAANLADQRDAILEKMSGLVDVSATIDGFGRASVRAGGGNGVALVSGNQVSTVSYARNAAGAVVFAVQSGKDTSVLTPGGGTLGGVVDGAQRIADARSALGELATTFVDTVNDTQAGGRTLDGNAGNAMFTVGAAPTDISMTLDDPRGIAAASVGEGTRGNGNLATLEALRSATNVEGGLTALVSGNAAAIQTRRTVAAAQTAIHDGAIAARDAVSGVDLDSEAVDLLRFQQAYQASSRVISIARETLQTLLDIR, encoded by the coding sequence GTGAGCGACCTTCTTTCCATCGGCGCATCGGGCGTCCGCGCGAATCAGGCCGCGCTGTCCGTGGTGTCGGAGAACATCGCGAACGGCGGGGTCGAGGGCTATTCGCGCCGCACGATCACGACGAAGGAAGTGGTCTCGGTCACCGCGTCCGGCGCGACCAGCGGTCACGGCGTGTTCGTCACCGGCGTCAGCCGCGCGGCCGACATGTTCAAGGCGGCGTCGGTCCGCGCGTCGGGCGCCGATCTGGCGCGGACCGAAGCGGGCGGCGTGTGGCTCGATCGCATCCAGACCGCGCTGACCGGCGCCGATCTCGACACCCGCCTCACCGCCTTCTTCACCGCCGCCAAAGGCGTTACCGCCGATCCTACCGCCACCGCGCCGCGCGCTGCGATGCTCGAGCAGGCGCGCGCCGTGGCCGGCGCGTTCACCGCGACCGGCGCCGCGCTCGCCAACGCGACGGGCGAGCTCGACGCGACGGCTGATCAGGCGGTCGCCGATCTCAACGGGCTTTCGGCCGCGCTCGCCAAGATCAACGACGGGCTCGGCCGCGTCGGCGCGGGGAGTGCGGCGGCGGCCAATCTCGCCGATCAGCGCGACGCGATCCTAGAGAAGATGAGCGGGCTGGTCGACGTCAGCGCGACGATCGACGGCTTCGGCCGTGCCAGCGTACGCGCCGGCGGCGGCAACGGCGTCGCGCTCGTCAGCGGCAACCAGGTGTCGACCGTCAGCTATGCGCGCAACGCCGCCGGCGCGGTCGTTTTCGCGGTCCAGTCGGGCAAGGATACGTCGGTGCTGACGCCGGGCGGCGGCACGCTCGGCGGTGTGGTCGACGGGGCGCAGCGGATCGCGGATGCGCGCAGCGCGCTCGGCGAGCTCGCGACCACCTTCGTCGACACCGTCAACGACACGCAGGCGGGCGGACGCACGCTCGACGGCAATGCCGGCAACGCGATGTTCACCGTCGGCGCCGCGCCGACCGACATCTCGATGACGCTCGACGATCCGCGCGGCATCGCCGCGGCGAGCGTCGGCGAAGGTACCCGCGGCAACGGCAACCTCGCCACGCTCGAGGCGCTGCGAAGCGCGACGAATGTCGAAGGCGGGCTGACCGCGCTGGTCAGCGGCAACGCCGCCGCGATCCAGACGCGCCGCACCGTCGCCGCGGCGCAGACCGCGATCCACGACGGCGCGATCGCCGCGCGCGACGCTGTATCGGGCGTCGATCTCGATTCGGAAGCGGTCGACCTGCTGCGCTTCCAGCAAGCCTATCAGGCGTCGAGCCGCGTCATCTCGATCGCGCGCGAGACGTTGCAGACCCTGCTGGATATTCGCTGA
- a CDS encoding TolC family protein: MASPSAPALPAPAAPPTPAPTPPLLPTHSGNPMAVSAASDPLLALTRTTAPVELLQRIVVESIARAPEADEASATRDEASAALGEARAVRRPTVDVTITSYKVLSRNFGNNVENIIEESRPGRRTDQLLSVDQLLLDGGSANARIGAARERLRAAETDILGAQDRVALQTLAAWYDVFTYRSLVALSTAFAASQRELRVMVQERIRRGVSAEADIARVDSYIASADARLARFRRLEAQAAARFQSLAGTPPPAGLARAPFIGQAGISRDLAVARAIEVPAVRSARALAEGARNDAKAAHADRLPTLSAGLDTGRYGIYETPRDYDVRARLTLRQRLWGGIEERDQQAQARARATEARANRVSIEAARDAEIAWSDVQALEEQRVALEATYLASRRSRDTIAERFRVSSGTLFDVIGAEDSYFETAVGYLQSVTELDASRYVLLSKTGQLLPTLGITDPVQGRPQ; the protein is encoded by the coding sequence ATGGCGAGTCCTTCCGCACCGGCGCTTCCCGCGCCTGCCGCCCCGCCCACTCCTGCCCCCACCCCGCCGCTGCTGCCGACGCACAGCGGCAATCCGATGGCGGTAAGCGCTGCGTCCGACCCGCTGCTCGCGCTGACGCGGACGACCGCACCGGTCGAATTGCTCCAGCGTATCGTCGTCGAATCGATCGCCCGTGCGCCCGAGGCGGACGAAGCGAGCGCGACCCGCGACGAGGCCAGCGCCGCGCTGGGCGAAGCACGTGCGGTGCGCCGCCCCACCGTCGACGTCACCATCACCAGCTACAAGGTGCTGTCGCGCAACTTCGGCAACAACGTCGAGAACATCATCGAGGAATCGCGCCCCGGCCGCCGTACCGATCAGCTGCTGTCGGTCGATCAGCTGCTGCTCGACGGGGGCAGCGCGAACGCGCGGATCGGCGCCGCGCGCGAGCGGCTGCGCGCGGCGGAGACCGACATCCTCGGCGCGCAGGATCGCGTTGCGCTGCAGACGCTGGCGGCGTGGTACGACGTTTTTACCTATCGCTCGCTCGTCGCGCTATCGACCGCGTTCGCGGCCAGCCAGCGCGAACTGCGGGTGATGGTGCAGGAACGCATCCGGCGCGGCGTCTCGGCCGAGGCCGACATCGCGCGGGTCGATAGCTACATCGCCTCCGCCGACGCGCGACTCGCGCGCTTCCGCCGGCTGGAGGCGCAGGCCGCCGCGCGCTTTCAGTCGCTTGCCGGCACGCCGCCGCCCGCCGGACTGGCACGGGCGCCGTTCATCGGCCAGGCAGGGATCAGCCGCGACCTTGCCGTCGCCCGCGCGATCGAGGTGCCCGCGGTACGCTCCGCCCGCGCGCTGGCCGAAGGCGCGCGCAACGATGCCAAGGCGGCGCACGCCGATCGCCTGCCAACGCTGTCCGCCGGGCTCGATACCGGGCGCTACGGCATCTACGAAACGCCGCGCGACTATGACGTGCGCGCGCGGCTGACGCTGCGCCAGCGCCTGTGGGGCGGGATCGAGGAGCGCGACCAGCAGGCGCAGGCCCGCGCCCGCGCGACCGAGGCGCGCGCGAACCGCGTTTCGATCGAGGCCGCGCGTGACGCCGAGATCGCCTGGTCCGACGTCCAGGCGCTCGAGGAGCAGCGCGTCGCGCTCGAAGCGACGTATCTCGCCAGCCGCCGCTCGCGCGATACGATCGCCGAGCGCTTTCGCGTCTCGTCGGGCACGCTGTTCGACGTGATCGGCGCGGAGGACAGCTATTTCGAGACCGCTGTCGGCTACCTCCAATCCGTCACCGAACTCGACGCGTCGCGGTACGTGCTGCTGTCCAAGACCGGGCAGCTGCTTCCCACGCTCGGCATCACCGATCCAGTCCAAGGACGCCCGCAATGA
- the motA gene encoding flagellar motor stator protein MotA, which yields MFAAIGLVVLIAMVFGGFAFTGGALGPVLHALPHEMLIIGGAAAGALIIGNSGKELKAMGGGLAKVFKGPKYKKQDYLDVIFLVSKLMKMLRMDGPIALEPHVEDPKSSAVFAEYPRLLADHTLVALIADTLRLVVVSSGTLDVHAVEDVMDNAIKTHHHEVEGPHTTLSSLADALPALGIVAAVLGVVKTMGSIDKPPSILGGMIGSALVGTFLGVLLAYGIVSPLASRLKQVIDADAAIYHVVKQIIIASLHGHPQPLVIEAARSGIAHTNQPGFAEVFDGLRGK from the coding sequence ATGTTCGCCGCCATCGGCCTCGTCGTCCTCATTGCCATGGTGTTCGGTGGCTTCGCCTTCACCGGTGGCGCGCTCGGCCCTGTGCTTCACGCGCTGCCGCACGAGATGCTGATCATCGGCGGCGCCGCGGCGGGCGCGCTGATCATCGGTAATTCGGGCAAGGAGTTGAAGGCGATGGGCGGCGGCCTTGCCAAGGTTTTCAAGGGGCCGAAGTACAAGAAGCAGGATTATCTCGACGTCATCTTCCTCGTCAGCAAGCTGATGAAGATGCTGCGGATGGACGGTCCGATCGCGCTCGAGCCGCACGTCGAGGATCCCAAATCCTCCGCGGTGTTCGCCGAATATCCGCGCCTCCTCGCCGATCACACGCTGGTCGCGCTGATCGCCGATACGCTGCGTCTCGTCGTCGTGTCGTCGGGCACGCTCGACGTCCATGCGGTCGAGGACGTGATGGACAATGCGATCAAGACCCACCATCACGAGGTGGAGGGGCCGCACACGACGCTCTCCTCGCTCGCCGACGCGCTGCCTGCGCTCGGCATCGTCGCCGCGGTGCTCGGCGTGGTGAAGACGATGGGCTCGATCGACAAGCCGCCGTCGATCCTCGGCGGCATGATCGGATCGGCGCTGGTCGGCACGTTCCTCGGCGTGCTGCTCGCCTATGGCATCGTCAGCCCGCTCGCCTCGCGGCTGAAGCAGGTGATCGATGCCGATGCGGCGATCTATCACGTGGTGAAGCAGATCATCATCGCCTCGCTCCACGGCCATCCGCAGCCGCTCGTCATCGAAGCGGCGCGCTCGGGCATCGCGCACACCAACCAGCCCGGCTTCGCCGAGGTGTTCGACGGCCTCAGGGGCAAGTAA